The following are encoded together in the Campylobacter devanensis genome:
- a CDS encoding MATE family efflux transporter, translated as MSSKQLSLKALSVPIFFELFLRYLSLIINTLMVAAHSNFLVGAMGAGNQILDIFITIFTFLSIGCSVVITQAIGARDKILARKAIHQSLFLNSILGLICAAGIVWHGELILELMNVPKELMAQSSIYLYMLGICLFFDAVGIVLASIIRVYNRAYSVMFVTILMDGVTLIGNYYVLNFTQSELFGVGLSTIIGRVVAIIILIFILIYILKFIPKFSEFIKLERAVISKIIKIGGWAAGENLLWIVQYTIAFGFVASLGKENLSVQTIYFQISLFIMLIGQAISVANEIIIGKLVGAKKLQIAYKHTWRALYVSVLASFLVAFASFLAQDETMNALNLNPSLKELMIPLFTLSIFLEVVRTFNIIMVNSLRASGDAKFCFFSGVVFMFGVSLPVGYILCFNFGLGILGVWIGFCADEALRGFVNSWRWKSKKWQTKAVV; from the coding sequence ATGTCCTCTAAGCAACTATCTTTAAAAGCCCTTAGCGTGCCTATATTTTTTGAATTATTTTTGCGGTATTTATCGCTTATTATCAACACCTTAATGGTCGCAGCGCACTCAAATTTCTTAGTTGGTGCTATGGGTGCGGGTAATCAAATTTTAGATATTTTTATCACGATTTTTACCTTTTTAAGTATTGGTTGTTCTGTAGTTATAACTCAAGCTATCGGCGCTAGAGATAAAATTTTAGCCCGCAAAGCCATCCATCAAAGCCTATTTTTAAACTCTATTTTAGGCTTAATTTGTGCTGCTGGGATAGTGTGGCATGGTGAGTTGATTTTGGAGCTAATGAATGTCCCAAAAGAGCTAATGGCTCAAAGCTCAATCTATCTATATATGCTTGGAATTTGCCTATTTTTTGATGCGGTTGGGATAGTTTTAGCGTCGATAATTAGGGTTTATAATAGAGCTTATAGCGTTATGTTTGTTACTATTTTGATGGATGGAGTTACGCTTATTGGCAATTATTATGTATTAAATTTCACCCAAAGTGAGCTTTTTGGTGTTGGATTATCCACTATAATTGGCCGTGTGGTGGCTATAATTATTTTGATATTTATACTCATTTATATACTGAAATTTATACCTAAATTTAGCGAATTTATCAAGCTTGAAAGAGCCGTTATAAGCAAAATTATCAAAATTGGCGGCTGGGCAGCTGGGGAGAATCTACTTTGGATAGTCCAATACACAATCGCATTTGGTTTTGTCGCTAGTTTGGGCAAAGAGAATTTAAGCGTCCAAACTATTTATTTTCAAATTTCGCTATTTATAATGTTGATAGGTCAAGCAATCAGCGTGGCAAATGAGATTATAATTGGCAAATTAGTCGGCGCCAAAAAGCTACAAATAGCATATAAACACACTTGGCGAGCCTTGTATGTTAGCGTTTTGGCGTCATTTTTGGTAGCATTTGCTAGCTTTTTAGCCCAAGATGAGACAATGAACGCACTAAATTTAAATCCAAGCTTAAAAGAGCTGATGATACCGCTATTTACGCTATCAATCTTCCTTGAAGTAGTAAGGACATTTAATATCATAATGGTAAATTCACTTCGTGCTAGTGGCGATGCGAAATTTTGCTTTTTTAGTGGAGTGGTGTTTATGTTTGGGGTTTCGTTGCCTGTGGGATATATTTTATGTTTTAATTTTGGGCTTGGCATTTTGGGAGTTTGGATTGGATTTTGTGCTGATGAGGCGCTTCGTGGATTTGTAAATTCTTGGCGTTGGAAGAGCAAAAAGTGGCAAACCAAAGCCGTTGTATAA
- a CDS encoding flagellar hook-basal body complex protein, producing the protein MMGALWSGVTGLQAHQVAMDVEGNNIANVNTVGFKYSRASFADLFSQTQKVATAPQGDLGGKNSMQIGLGSTVNTVTKIFKQGTIQTTDKQSDMAIQGDGFFVVSADGGKTYMYTRNGDFSLDSKGNFVDRNGYVVQGWMRNEDTGTIDPTSPLSNIIIEPGMAMEANPTSELAIIANLNSGSNIGAKNSPIYTLDHYNDFLDANGNGLWEDGETKNPNDLSNNTYYINSNKEVAVKEAGVDLGVVFNGSGEGLNLREGQGIWVSYADAKATFGELPNNAGQGTNKYKLHISINGIEIPATELTKMDEVVKKINDYTPQTGVIATLNGDKGIQLTNTNNQGTTDATKNIKIKKLEDDTTSIRTTSVITAYKYTYSSGAGKTADHNYNDGAARVVKTTEDLRRAMQTDAREYVNYSGSNVSNAVNGATYITNKILGIIDAAGNVQTAKQNVRNQIQRALQDGQATFNGFKNNGAITEPISEAAVGVMVSILNSSDQIMQNQQITTINDLKEAIRELVTNDKLAEFASREWDSPLDADGDGNFNNNTANDLPAPEADGSHANGTYRDINLNDGVQVTVNEKGQFVFRNPAGDASYGQNDGHTIVNQNQQGGTKVEDSADAYTDTNGQKKTPANADTYTNDYAMQIAVSGYSNAAQNVNENSALADVFKALGGSLATGTGEKVSSNLTMSSHAATTEIYDSLGSKHEIKFEWRKVSYSPENGTEWSVLIQVPEPGVLNTDGSGFSNVVSGSARFNNDGTLLGFTPTTLSFTANNGSAPGQGIELNFGKIGDSNGLRSNDNPSATDNIIQDGYTAGNLVGTRIDEAGTIIGSFSNGRSFGLAQVSLAVFSNNEGLESRSGNIFSQTANSGDPIFGAAGTSRRGTITASALEMSNVDLSRALTQLIVVQRGYQANSKTITTSDQMLTSLLQIKQ; encoded by the coding sequence ATGATGGGAGCATTATGGTCTGGAGTTACTGGTCTTCAGGCACACCAAGTAGCGATGGATGTCGAAGGTAACAACATCGCCAATGTAAATACCGTAGGCTTTAAATACTCTCGTGCGAGTTTTGCTGATCTATTTAGCCAAACTCAAAAGGTAGCCACCGCCCCACAAGGCGACCTAGGTGGTAAAAACTCTATGCAAATTGGCCTAGGCTCCACGGTTAATACAGTTACTAAAATCTTTAAACAAGGTACAATCCAAACTACTGATAAACAAAGCGATATGGCTATCCAAGGCGATGGGTTTTTTGTCGTATCAGCTGATGGTGGCAAGACCTATATGTATACTAGAAATGGCGACTTCAGCCTAGACTCTAAAGGTAATTTCGTAGATCGTAACGGCTATGTAGTCCAAGGCTGGATGAGAAACGAAGATACCGGCACCATCGATCCTACTAGCCCATTAAGCAATATCATAATAGAACCTGGTATGGCTATGGAGGCTAATCCTACTAGTGAGCTAGCTATAATAGCCAATCTAAACTCAGGCTCAAACATCGGAGCTAAAAACTCACCTATCTATACTCTAGACCATTATAATGATTTTTTAGATGCTAATGGTAATGGTCTATGGGAAGATGGCGAAACTAAGAATCCAAATGACCTAAGCAACAACACCTACTACATAAACTCAAATAAAGAAGTAGCAGTAAAAGAAGCCGGCGTAGACCTAGGTGTAGTATTTAACGGCTCAGGTGAAGGGCTAAACCTAAGAGAGGGCCAAGGTATATGGGTTAGCTACGCTGATGCAAAGGCTACATTTGGCGAACTTCCAAATAATGCTGGGCAAGGCACTAACAAATATAAGCTACATATCTCAATCAACGGTATAGAGATACCAGCTACTGAGTTAACTAAGATGGATGAAGTAGTTAAAAAGATAAATGACTATACGCCTCAAACTGGAGTTATAGCTACTTTAAATGGTGATAAAGGAATTCAGCTAACAAATACAAATAACCAAGGCACTACCGATGCTACTAAAAATATCAAGATTAAAAAGCTAGAAGACGATACCACATCTATCCGGACAACTAGCGTAATCACAGCCTATAAGTATACCTACTCTTCAGGCGCTGGAAAGACTGCTGATCATAATTACAATGACGGAGCTGCTAGAGTGGTAAAGACTACAGAGGATCTAAGGCGTGCTATGCAAACAGATGCTAGAGAGTATGTCAATTATAGTGGCTCTAATGTCTCAAATGCCGTAAATGGTGCAACATATATCACAAATAAAATATTAGGCATTATTGACGCAGCCGGAAATGTACAAACAGCTAAACAAAATGTACGAAATCAAATACAAAGAGCATTACAAGACGGACAAGCTACATTTAATGGTTTTAAAAATAATGGTGCCATAACAGAACCGATTTCTGAAGCTGCAGTAGGCGTAATGGTAAGTATATTAAATTCATCAGATCAAATAATGCAAAATCAGCAAATCACCACTATAAATGATCTAAAAGAAGCTATAAGAGAGTTAGTAACTAATGACAAATTGGCTGAATTCGCCTCAAGAGAGTGGGATTCTCCACTAGATGCTGATGGTGATGGTAACTTTAATAACAATACTGCAAATGATTTGCCTGCCCCAGAAGCAGATGGTTCTCATGCTAATGGCACATATAGAGATATAAACCTAAATGATGGTGTGCAAGTAACTGTAAATGAAAAAGGACAATTTGTCTTTAGAAATCCAGCTGGTGATGCAAGCTACGGCCAAAATGATGGACACACTATAGTCAATCAAAATCAACAAGGTGGCACAAAGGTAGAAGATAGCGCAGATGCCTACACTGATACCAATGGTCAAAAGAAAACCCCAGCAAATGCAGACACATACACCAACGACTACGCTATGCAAATAGCAGTAAGCGGCTATAGTAATGCAGCTCAAAATGTAAATGAAAACTCAGCTCTAGCTGATGTATTTAAGGCTCTTGGCGGGAGTCTGGCCACAGGTACAGGTGAAAAGGTATCGAGCAACCTAACAATGTCTAGCCATGCAGCTACCACTGAGATATATGATAGCCTAGGGTCTAAGCATGAGATTAAATTTGAGTGGAGAAAGGTAAGCTACAGTCCAGAAAATGGAACCGAGTGGTCAGTCCTAATCCAAGTCCCAGAACCAGGTGTACTAAATACTGATGGTAGCGGATTTTCTAATGTAGTATCTGGTTCAGCTAGATTTAATAATGATGGAACCTTGCTAGGATTTACACCTACTACTTTATCATTTACGGCAAATAACGGCTCAGCACCAGGACAAGGTATAGAGCTAAACTTTGGTAAAATCGGTGACTCTAATGGCCTAAGAAGTAACGACAACCCAAGCGCTACTGATAATATAATCCAAGATGGCTATACTGCTGGTAACCTAGTAGGTACTAGAATTGATGAGGCTGGTACTATCATAGGTAGCTTTAGCAATGGTAGAAGCTTTGGACTAGCACAAGTAAGCCTAGCAGTCTTTAGTAATAACGAAGGCTTAGAGAGTAGATCTGGAAATATCTTTAGTCAGACTGCCAATAGTGGCGATCCTATCTTTGGCGCAGCTGGAACTAGCAGGCGTGGGACTATTACAGCAAGTGCTTTAGAGATGAGTAACGTGGATTTAAGTAGGGCGCTAACTCAGCTAATCGTAGTCCAAAGAGGCTACCAAGCCAACTCTAAAACAATAACCACAAGCG
- a CDS encoding diacylglycerol kinase has translation MKPKYHFYSNTIYALSGLAAMWKNERSFKIELFIITPLFIAIWFLPLSSIEQIILGMSLLFILAMECVNSAIEACIDLVSPDFHPLAKVAKDCGSAAVFISICTAVLAWGVILLGR, from the coding sequence ATGAAACCTAAATATCACTTTTATAGTAATACTATTTACGCACTTAGCGGATTAGCCGCAATGTGGAAAAATGAGCGCTCATTTAAAATTGAGTTATTTATTATTACTCCTTTATTTATAGCTATTTGGTTTTTGCCACTTAGTAGCATAGAGCAGATTATACTTGGAATGAGCTTGCTTTTTATCCTTGCAATGGAGTGCGTAAATAGCGCTATTGAGGCTTGTATAGATCTTGTTAGTCCTGATTTTCATCCACTAGCTAAGGTAGCTAAGGATTGTGGGAGTGCGGCTGTATTTATATCTATTTGCACGGCGGTGCTAGCTTGGGGCGTGATACTTTTGGGGCGGTGA
- a CDS encoding extracellular solute-binding protein, with protein sequence MKKLLLTAAFACMALANEINLYSGKGLDPKLANMFESQTGIKINIIKDKEQMAKMNAPDSKADLFMGMDVSTFAKLQNDSKLAPAKSKIIDSIVPANLKDENNEWIGLSKRARVIVYNKKAIDPKLIQNYEDLAKPELKGKLLMRTSNVSFNRSLLAFIIANDGEDKAKEWAKGTLNNLARDPKGGDREQARGVYEGIGAVGVMNSYYIITLLNSKKQSDQETAKSLGVIFPNQDGRGTHINITGIALLKSSQNKDAAIKFIEFMLSKEAQEILVSTSHEYPVNKDAKPSKEIAALGKFKEDSISLNKVANELENAQKIYKELGWK encoded by the coding sequence ATGAAAAAATTACTTTTAACTGCGGCTTTTGCTTGTATGGCTTTAGCTAATGAGATAAATTTATATAGTGGCAAAGGTCTAGATCCAAAACTTGCTAATATGTTTGAATCCCAAACGGGAATTAAAATAAATATCATAAAAGATAAAGAACAAATGGCTAAAATGAACGCACCAGACTCTAAGGCTGATCTATTTATGGGTATGGATGTAAGTACATTTGCCAAATTACAAAATGATAGCAAGCTTGCTCCAGCTAAATCTAAAATTATAGATAGTATCGTTCCAGCAAATTTAAAAGATGAAAATAATGAATGGATAGGGTTATCTAAAAGAGCTAGAGTAATTGTCTATAACAAAAAGGCAATTGATCCAAAACTAATCCAAAATTACGAAGATTTAGCAAAACCAGAGCTAAAAGGCAAGCTATTAATGCGAACATCAAATGTCTCATTTAATAGATCCTTACTAGCTTTTATCATTGCAAATGATGGCGAAGATAAAGCCAAAGAGTGGGCCAAAGGCACTCTAAATAACCTAGCTAGAGATCCAAAAGGCGGCGATAGAGAACAGGCTCGTGGCGTATATGAAGGAATTGGAGCAGTAGGCGTGATGAATAGCTACTATATTATCACGCTACTAAATTCTAAAAAGCAAAGCGATCAAGAAACGGCCAAGAGTCTAGGCGTAATATTCCCTAATCAAGATGGCCGTGGAACGCATATTAATATCACTGGAATCGCTCTTTTAAAATCTAGCCAAAACAAAGACGCAGCAATTAAATTTATCGAATTTATGCTAAGCAAAGAGGCTCAAGAGATTTTAGTATCTACAAGCCACGAATACCCAGTAAATAAAGATGCCAAACCAAGTAAAGAGATTGCAGCATTAGGCAAATTCAAAGAAGATAGCATATCGCTTAATAAAGTTGCTAATGAGCTAGAAAACGCACAAAAAATCTATAAAGAACTAGGTTGGAAGTAA
- a CDS encoding phosphoethanolamine transferase: protein MPVKLKNILELSFVFIYAIIGVVEIFLVMNFSNILNPIFFDTFLSTEPNEAIEFMQSYFSFNVALAVFGFIGVSILFFYFPIKFSPKPLNPKIYFALFLIISIVIFSKGTRYLEPNKFILGGWFVTIKDTITEQNSYLNEFKKLAKILDTQMKQDYNLTIKSQIPKVVLIISESTQRNYQSLYGFKLDTTPNLNALKASGNLFEFSDTIAPESHTNPALAKLLTFSNYENSQSSKWYEHMNIIDLMKIAGYKTQWFSNQEAVSVFGNIPEVISSRADIREFTRVGTSLELKNDFDEKLLEVYSKYRVKADREFHIFHLMGTHMAYANRFDKNNKNVRYFDMDELKNANLDIYPNGDKISNKGLKEKLNYINAIAYNDYVVSEIFKLYKDENAIIFYISDHADEVYDFREFKGHTSTMASRYMIEIPFMIYLSDKFKSSNPQLIQKIQKAQNKPFMSDDFIHGFMDILGIFSNDLDLSRSLFSDEFDANRIRIFSGKDYDKELKIDYPFASPSKIWLHRTNEPKKLADFKNIYQNFEIDVHFIDGYFDVGHDGKKYSIGLNLKDMLQITNNQNGGGHSPHIWLDFKNLTKENEK, encoded by the coding sequence TTGCCTGTTAAACTCAAAAATATTTTAGAACTTAGCTTTGTCTTTATCTACGCTATTATCGGTGTTGTTGAGATATTTTTGGTTATGAATTTTTCAAACATTTTAAATCCTATATTCTTTGATACTTTTCTCTCTACTGAGCCTAATGAGGCGATTGAGTTTATGCAAAGCTATTTTAGTTTTAATGTAGCTTTGGCGGTGTTTGGGTTTATTGGGGTTTCTATTTTGTTTTTCTATTTTCCTATAAAATTTAGCCCAAAACCATTAAATCCTAAAATATATTTCGCTCTTTTTCTCATCATATCAATTGTCATTTTCTCCAAAGGGACAAGATACCTAGAGCCTAATAAATTTATCCTTGGTGGATGGTTTGTAACTATCAAAGATACAATCACAGAGCAAAATAGCTATCTAAATGAATTTAAAAAGTTAGCCAAAATCCTAGATACACAAATGAAACAAGATTATAACCTAACTATAAAAAGCCAAATTCCAAAAGTGGTATTAATCATTAGTGAATCAACTCAAAGAAACTACCAAAGCTTATATGGATTTAAACTTGATACCACGCCAAATTTAAACGCTTTAAAAGCTAGTGGCAATCTCTTTGAGTTTAGTGATACCATTGCGCCTGAGTCGCATACTAATCCGGCCTTGGCTAAGCTTTTAACATTTAGTAACTATGAAAATAGCCAAAGCTCCAAATGGTATGAGCATATGAATATCATAGATTTAATGAAAATCGCCGGATATAAAACACAATGGTTTAGCAATCAAGAAGCCGTATCTGTATTTGGTAATATACCTGAGGTTATATCTAGTAGGGCTGATATTAGAGAATTTACTAGGGTTGGCACTAGTCTTGAGTTAAAAAATGATTTTGATGAAAAGTTATTAGAAGTGTATAGCAAATACAGAGTCAAAGCTGATAGGGAATTTCATATATTTCACCTTATGGGGACACATATGGCTTACGCTAATAGATTTGATAAAAATAACAAAAATGTAAGATATTTTGATATGGATGAGCTTAAAAATGCCAATTTAGATATCTATCCAAATGGTGATAAAATCAGCAATAAAGGGCTAAAAGAGAAGCTAAACTATATCAATGCTATAGCCTATAATGACTATGTAGTAAGTGAAATTTTTAAACTCTATAAAGATGAAAATGCGATTATCTTTTATATTAGCGATCATGCTGATGAAGTATATGATTTTAGAGAGTTTAAAGGGCATACCTCCACTATGGCATCTAGATATATGATTGAAATTCCATTTATGATATATCTAAGCGATAAATTTAAATCTAGCAATCCACAACTAATACAAAAGATCCAAAAAGCCCAAAATAAGCCATTTATGAGTGATGATTTTATACATGGATTTATGGATATTTTGGGTATTTTTAGCAATGACTTGGATCTTAGTAGGAGTCTGTTTAGCGATGAATTTGATGCTAATAGGATTAGAATTTTTTCTGGAAAAGATTATGATAAAGAGTTAAAAATTGATTATCCATTTGCTTCACCAAGTAAAATTTGGCTACATAGAACAAATGAGCCAAAAAAATTGGCAGATTTTAAAAATATTTATCAAAATTTTGAGATTGATGTGCATTTTATAGATGGTTATTTTGATGTTGGGCATGATGGCAAGAAATATAGCATTGGTTTAAATTTAAAAGATATGCTTCAAATCACTAACAATCAAAATGGGGGGGGGCATAGCCCACATATTTGGCTAGATTTTAAAAATCTAACCAAAGAAAATGAAAAATAA
- a CDS encoding ammonia-forming cytochrome c nitrite reductase subunit c552 — protein MKKALLAILAIIVLIGFVLFNKDISSKKAQPDMAGAVSKDVVTMSDDDPRFNVWGKNFPEHMDMYQTVETEAPFETEFGGNHSYSKLIRYPQLTILWAGYPFSIDANEERGHFWIQVDQMDTARNNKDFLNSHGFAAFNGQPAACMNCHSGWTKWLENNAALGDTPREKWVSFNSAKYWTMVKNIPALEGITENSPEHSGPHGGKRMGVACADCHVPNTMELRVTRTALINALTKWRGYEPDPVTGVKATRSEMRSLVCAQCHVEYYFRPTGEKVKTIGESIASDTDKKWWNGTQKTYDEFDSWRDGNKATEIEVAGIELVFPWKQWGKNKPFRIEMFDEYYDENVTRSIFPQDWAHKITKAPMLKIQHPETELYSSSVHAANGVSCADCHMPYVRKGSSKVTNHNVTSPLKDINAACKSCHTQSEEYLKAQIQDIQRSIAFDLRSVEYATVSLINDIKNMRDRLAALPEFQTDGKADDKKISAVLKEVLELHRKGQMRGDFVGAENSTGFHSPREASRMLLQALEMARMGQTKLAEIALQYGFSDFKTSNLGFEDIQKLNPGEIRYKVDLNDARQSTAKGHKAGDRYYEHDNINDGPNAKLLELDKNNKPYNHKVLD, from the coding sequence ATGAAAAAGGCTCTTTTGGCGATATTAGCCATTATTGTTTTGATCGGCTTTGTTTTATTTAACAAAGACATCTCAAGCAAAAAAGCTCAGCCTGATATGGCTGGTGCAGTCTCTAAAGATGTGGTGACTATGAGTGATGATGATCCACGCTTTAATGTCTGGGGTAAAAATTTCCCTGAACATATGGATATGTATCAAACAGTCGAAACCGAAGCACCGTTTGAGACTGAATTTGGCGGTAATCACTCTTATTCTAAATTGATTAGATATCCGCAACTTACAATTTTATGGGCGGGATATCCATTTTCAATAGATGCAAATGAAGAGCGTGGCCACTTCTGGATTCAAGTAGATCAAATGGATACAGCAAGAAACAATAAAGATTTCTTAAATTCACATGGTTTTGCTGCTTTTAATGGTCAGCCAGCTGCTTGTATGAATTGTCATAGTGGTTGGACAAAATGGCTAGAAAATAACGCTGCTTTGGGTGATACTCCTCGTGAAAAATGGGTTTCATTTAATAGTGCTAAATACTGGACAATGGTCAAAAATATACCAGCATTAGAAGGCATCACAGAAAATAGCCCAGAACACAGCGGCCCTCACGGCGGTAAAAGAATGGGTGTTGCCTGTGCTGATTGCCATGTACCAAATACAATGGAACTTCGTGTAACTCGTACAGCTCTAATTAACGCTTTGACAAAATGGAGAGGCTATGAGCCAGATCCTGTAACAGGTGTGAAAGCTACTAGAAGTGAGATGAGAAGCTTAGTTTGTGCGCAATGCCATGTTGAGTACTATTTCCGCCCAACAGGTGAAAAAGTCAAAACTATCGGTGAATCAATCGCTAGTGATACAGATAAAAAATGGTGGAACGGCACTCAAAAAACTTATGATGAATTCGATAGCTGGAGAGATGGCAACAAAGCTACTGAAATTGAAGTTGCAGGTATTGAGCTAGTATTCCCATGGAAACAATGGGGCAAAAATAAACCATTTAGAATTGAGATGTTTGATGAGTATTATGACGAGAATGTAACTCGCTCTATATTCCCACAAGATTGGGCTCACAAAATTACAAAAGCACCAATGCTAAAAATCCAACACCCAGAAACAGAGCTATACTCAAGCTCAGTTCACGCAGCAAATGGTGTAAGTTGTGCTGATTGCCACATGCCATATGTAAGAAAAGGCTCAAGCAAAGTGACAAATCACAATGTTACTTCTCCGCTTAAAGATATTAACGCTGCTTGTAAAAGCTGCCACACTCAAAGCGAAGAGTATTTAAAAGCGCAAATTCAAGATATCCAAAGATCAATCGCATTTGACCTAAGATCAGTAGAATACGCTACAGTAAGCCTAATCAACGATATCAAAAATATGCGTGATAGACTAGCTGCACTTCCTGAGTTCCAAACAGATGGAAAAGCAGATGACAAAAAAATCTCTGCAGTATTAAAAGAGGTTTTAGAACTACACAGAAAAGGCCAAATGAGAGGCGACTTCGTAGGTGCTGAAAACTCAACTGGTTTCCACAGTCCAAGAGAAGCTAGTAGAATGCTACTTCAAGCGCTAGAAATGGCTAGAATGGGTCAAACTAAACTAGCTGAAATAGCGCTACAATACGGATTTAGCGATTTTAAAACTAGCAATTTAGGTTTTGAAGATATCCAAAAGTTAAATCCAGGTGAAATTCGCTACAAAGTAGATCTAAACGACGCTCGCCAAAGCACAGCTAAAGGTCATAAAGCTGGTGATAGATATTATGAACATGATAATATCAATGATGGCCCAAATGCGAAACTTTTAGAGCTAGACAAAAACAACAAACCTTATAATCATAAGGTACTTGACTAA
- a CDS encoding class I SAM-dependent methyltransferase, whose product MLRDSAYWDEFYSLEHDEIKEPSKFAKFIFDNFLRNKNKASLIEFGCGNGRDSLYFNAKGIDVVAIDGSHIAIESLQKQNQKASWICADFTAPLNLKDKFDICYSRFTLHAIDDIAEQGLIKNVKNLLKSSGLFVVEARSINDSKFGIGKAISKREFISDGHYRRFIDQDIFKANLIQNGFKIVDIDESSEFAPTPGQNCVCIRVIASL is encoded by the coding sequence ATGCTTAGAGATAGTGCATATTGGGATGAGTTTTATAGCTTAGAACACGATGAGATTAAAGAGCCTAGCAAATTTGCTAAATTTATATTTGATAATTTTTTGCGCAATAAAAACAAAGCAAGCTTGATCGAATTTGGCTGTGGTAATGGTAGGGATTCTTTATACTTTAACGCTAAAGGTATTGATGTTGTAGCTATCGATGGTTCGCATATTGCTATTGAGAGTTTGCAAAAACAAAACCAAAAAGCTAGCTGGATTTGTGCTGATTTTACTGCGCCACTTAACCTAAAAGATAAATTTGATATATGCTATAGCCGTTTTACGCTACATGCTATTGATGATATCGCTGAGCAAGGGCTGATAAAAAATGTCAAAAATTTACTTAAGTCTAGCGGTCTTTTTGTTGTAGAGGCTAGAAGTATAAATGATAGTAAATTTGGTATTGGCAAAGCCATTAGCAAGCGTGAGTTCATCAGCGATGGTCACTACCGACGATTTATAGACCAAGATATATTTAAAGCAAATTTAATCCAAAATGGCTTTAAAATTGTTGATATTGATGAAAGTAGCGAGTTTGCTCCGACACCAGGGCAAAACTGTGTTTGTATTAGAGTCATTGCCTCGCTATAA
- the nrfH gene encoding cytochrome c nitrite reductase small subunit: protein MWFLVVVVIIIVAAGYTFYNAKGMSYFSDDSAACNNCHVMNDVYASWRKSAHSREINGKPIASCNDCHLPNEFVDKWIAKAQSGVSHAYAFTFKLDDLPQNFTATKMSKNMVQANCVRCHSQMVSVVVNPTTKINHANEQLSCVKCHASVGHTRGF from the coding sequence ATGTGGTTTTTAGTTGTTGTAGTTATCATTATCGTAGCTGCTGGATATACTTTTTACAATGCTAAAGGTATGTCGTATTTTAGCGATGATAGTGCCGCCTGTAATAACTGCCATGTCATGAATGATGTATATGCTAGTTGGCGTAAAAGCGCCCACTCAAGAGAGATAAACGGCAAGCCAATAGCAAGCTGTAATGACTGCCATTTGCCTAATGAATTTGTAGATAAATGGATAGCCAAAGCCCAAAGTGGCGTATCTCACGCTTATGCATTTACCTTTAAGCTAGATGATTTACCGCAAAATTTCACTGCAACTAAAATGAGTAAAAATATGGTTCAAGCAAACTGCGTTCGCTGCCACTCTCAAATGGTATCAGTAGTGGTAAATCCAACAACAAAGATAAATCATGCTAATGAACAGCTAAGCTGTGTTAAATGTCACGCTAGTGTAGGCCACACTCGTGGATTTTAG